A window of Vigna unguiculata cultivar IT97K-499-35 chromosome 4, ASM411807v1, whole genome shotgun sequence contains these coding sequences:
- the LOC114180236 gene encoding protein trichome birefringence-like 19 isoform X2 — protein sequence MKFQDTENTTITPKHMIPKLTLLAIMVILTLAITPLWYPFCSYHSSSLLKMKQNNKNHIDDDDDDDQKLPSTYLEKCDIFTGEWVPNPRAPYYTNKTCWAIHEHQNCMKYGRPDSEFMKWRWKPNECELPIFNPFQFLEIVKGKSMAFVGDSVGRNQMQSMICLLSRVEWPIDVSYTSDEYFKRWKYPSYNFTMATFWTPHLVRSSVGDPNGPSNTGLFNLYLDEHDEKWTTEVEGFDYIILDGGHWFYRPMVFYERKKVVGCHFCLLENVPDLTMFYGYRRAFRTAFKAINSLEEFKGTVFLRTFAPSHFENGIWNQGGNCVRTKPFRSNESVLEGTNLELYMIQLEEFKKAEKEGRKKGLRLKLIDTTQDP from the exons ATGAAGTTCCAAGACACTGAGAACACCACCATCACCCCAAAGCACATGATCCCAAAACTCACCTTGCTAGCAATCATGGTGATCCTAACACTTGCCATAACCCCTTTATGGTACCCTTTTTGCAGTTACCATTCATCATCACTCTTGAAGATGAAACAGAACAACAAAAACCACAttgacgatgatgatgatgatgatcagAAGCTTCCCTCAACCTATCTGGAGAAGTGTGACATTTTCACAGGGGAGTGGGTGCCAAACCCTAGGGCACCCTACTACACAAACAAGACTTGTTGGGCCATTCATGAACACCAGAACTGCATGAAGTATGGAAGACCAGATTCTGAGTTCATGAAGTGGAGATGGAAGCCAAATGAGTGTGAACTTCCCATTTTCAACCCTTTTCAGTTTCTTGAAATTGTTAAGGGCAAATCCATGGCCTTTGTTGGTGACTCTGTGGGAAGGAATCAGATGCAGTCCATGATTTGTCTCCTTTCTAGG GTAGAATGGCCAATAGATGTATCATACACAAGTGATGAGTACTTCAAGAGATGGAAGTACCCTAGTTACAACTTCACCATGGCCACATTTTGGACACCCCATCTAGTAAGATCCAGTGTGGGTGACCCAAATGGTCCAAGCAACACTGGTCTTTTCAACCTCTACCTTGATGAGCATGATGAGAAGTGGACCACAGAGGTTGAGGGATTTGACTACATCATTCTTGATGGAGGGCACTGGTTCTACAGACCAATGGTGTTCTATGAGAGAAAAAAGGTTGTTGGGTGCCATTTTTGTCTGTTGGAAAACGTCCCTGACTTGACCATGTTCTATGGGTACAGAAGGGCTTTCAGGACTGCCTTTAAGGCCATCAATAGTTTGGAAGAGTTTAAGGGCACAGTTTTTCTTAGGACATTTGCACCATCTCATTTTGAGAATGGGATATGGAATCAAGGTGGGAACTGTGTGAGGACCAAGCCATTTAGGAGTAATGAGAGTGTTTTAGAGGGCACAAATTTGGAGCTTTATATGATCCAATTGGAGGAGTTTAAGAAAGCTGAAAAAGAAGGGAGAAAGAAGGGTTTGAGATTGAAGTTAATTGACACAACACAG GACCCATAG
- the LOC114180236 gene encoding protein trichome birefringence-like 19 isoform X1 yields MKFQDTENTTITPKHMIPKLTLLAIMVILTLAITPLWYPFCSYHSSSLLKMKQNNKNHIDDDDDDDQKLPSTYLEKCDIFTGEWVPNPRAPYYTNKTCWAIHEHQNCMKYGRPDSEFMKWRWKPNECELPIFNPFQFLEIVKGKSMAFVGDSVGRNQMQSMICLLSRVEWPIDVSYTSDEYFKRWKYPSYNFTMATFWTPHLVRSSVGDPNGPSNTGLFNLYLDEHDEKWTTEVEGFDYIILDGGHWFYRPMVFYERKKVVGCHFCLLENVPDLTMFYGYRRAFRTAFKAINSLEEFKGTVFLRTFAPSHFENGIWNQGGNCVRTKPFRSNESVLEGTNLELYMIQLEEFKKAEKEGRKKGLRLKLIDTTQVMLLRPDGHPSRYGHWPNENVTLYNDCVHWCLPGPIDTWSDFLLQMLKMEGMRSAIS; encoded by the exons ATGAAGTTCCAAGACACTGAGAACACCACCATCACCCCAAAGCACATGATCCCAAAACTCACCTTGCTAGCAATCATGGTGATCCTAACACTTGCCATAACCCCTTTATGGTACCCTTTTTGCAGTTACCATTCATCATCACTCTTGAAGATGAAACAGAACAACAAAAACCACAttgacgatgatgatgatgatgatcagAAGCTTCCCTCAACCTATCTGGAGAAGTGTGACATTTTCACAGGGGAGTGGGTGCCAAACCCTAGGGCACCCTACTACACAAACAAGACTTGTTGGGCCATTCATGAACACCAGAACTGCATGAAGTATGGAAGACCAGATTCTGAGTTCATGAAGTGGAGATGGAAGCCAAATGAGTGTGAACTTCCCATTTTCAACCCTTTTCAGTTTCTTGAAATTGTTAAGGGCAAATCCATGGCCTTTGTTGGTGACTCTGTGGGAAGGAATCAGATGCAGTCCATGATTTGTCTCCTTTCTAGG GTAGAATGGCCAATAGATGTATCATACACAAGTGATGAGTACTTCAAGAGATGGAAGTACCCTAGTTACAACTTCACCATGGCCACATTTTGGACACCCCATCTAGTAAGATCCAGTGTGGGTGACCCAAATGGTCCAAGCAACACTGGTCTTTTCAACCTCTACCTTGATGAGCATGATGAGAAGTGGACCACAGAGGTTGAGGGATTTGACTACATCATTCTTGATGGAGGGCACTGGTTCTACAGACCAATGGTGTTCTATGAGAGAAAAAAGGTTGTTGGGTGCCATTTTTGTCTGTTGGAAAACGTCCCTGACTTGACCATGTTCTATGGGTACAGAAGGGCTTTCAGGACTGCCTTTAAGGCCATCAATAGTTTGGAAGAGTTTAAGGGCACAGTTTTTCTTAGGACATTTGCACCATCTCATTTTGAGAATGGGATATGGAATCAAGGTGGGAACTGTGTGAGGACCAAGCCATTTAGGAGTAATGAGAGTGTTTTAGAGGGCACAAATTTGGAGCTTTATATGATCCAATTGGAGGAGTTTAAGAAAGCTGAAAAAGAAGGGAGAAAGAAGGGTTTGAGATTGAAGTTAATTGACACAACACAGGTAATGTTACTGAGACCAGATGGACATCCTAGTAGATATGGACATTGGCCTAATGAGAATGTAACATTGTACAATGATTGTGTTCATTGGTGCTTGCCAGGACCCATAGACACATGGAGTGATTTCTTGCTACAAATGTTGAAGATGGAGGGAATGAGATCAGCAATAAGCTAG